GAAACAATATTGTTGCAgtgtcaagaaaaaaaaaatcattgccAGTCTGATCAATGTCTCACATTCGTACATTCTGGATTGGTCTTAAAGAAAAATAATTTCACCAAGCTTCAAACAAATATATATAGTACAATTGTGAAACAAAAGCCTCACTCAAATAAATAGTTCCAAAGTTTTGACCATAGTAGATTTGTATGGAGAGGCCGAACTAAACAAATAGTTTACTGGTATTGCCAATTACAAATAAGAAACATCTAAACTCCACACATCTGCATGTTCTAAAATCTCATGTCCATCTTGTAAGGTTCCTTTACTCAAATTTCATATTGCATTCCAATCTGCAAAGTTTTACTAGGAGCTATCTTTAGACTGGAAATGTTGGACCTGAAGTTCTTCTGCAAGAACCTGTAAAGGTTGTTAACAACAAAGCGCTTGAAACAGCTTTGCTTGGAGCTCATTTTTAAAATAACCCTTCCAAGTACAAAGGTCGTTCCATTTGCTAAAGCTGAATCCATAATCATGGTCTCATCATTACTTTGAGCTATTTCCTTGAGGGATGCAATGATTGATAGAACATAATCATCATCCTCCATATTCTGGGTGTCCATATAACCATATTGGACTATGCACCTATAAACACCAAAAGGCTCTAGTCTGTCGACGAGGAAGCGCTCTTCAGGCAGGACTGATGTCACAGGTAGATGCCTCACAGTGACAAACACCATCAGTTCGCGGAGACAACCCATGTGCTGAACGTAATGGCGCACTATTGGTGGGATGCCATTCATCAAGTCTGTGCAAAAGATGCATATTCCAGGTACTCTGTTGCTCATGTTCACTGTTTTAATGAATTCCTGCCTATCCATCAAGTTACTCGCTTCATATTCATTTTTCTTGCTTCGGCCATAGGTCCAAGAAAGTGTAATTATAAGAAAAAATGCAGTTATTGCAAATGGAACCCAGCCACCTTGTGCAATCTTATATAGGAGTGATATCGTCATAAGACCTTCAATGGCAGTGTAGATAATATAAAATGACCCTGCTATTGCAGAATGAGTTTGCCATATTATTACCATGACCACTGTGATCAGATGTGTTGTAATAAGCATAACCCATATCACTGCAACACCTGTGGACCAAAAGAATGTGTACATTATTTACTTGAGctctaatatttataatattgcATCCGCTAAGCATGATGTTTCTATAAAGTACTATTTAAATTTATGCAATACTCTAAAAATGTGCTTTAAAGCCCATCTACATACCACAAAAATGATGAGGAAAAGTAGCAAACAAAACTAATATAAGTATGTGCTAGACTACAGACTACTTACCATAGGCTTGCCCAATCTCTGGTCCACCCTTAAAACCAACAGTAATCAATATACAAGCAATCATCAAGAAGTAGTTGATCTCTGGAGAGTATACTCGGCCTTCATATTTCTTTGAGGTGTGCTTCATGGTAACTCTAGGAAAACAACCTAAAGCAATTGATTGCCTGATGATGGAGAAACTGGCAGATATCAGTGCCTGGCTTGCAACGATGGCAGCCAAAGTAGCCACAATAAACATGGGCCAAAACAGCGGATCTGGGACGCTACTATAAAATGTTGTGCTGAGCTTAGATGGGTTCTTGATCAAAAATGCTGCCTGGCCAGCATATGCAAGTATCAGTGCTGGGTAAACTAAGCATGAGTACGCCATCTGCAAGGACAAAGGAAAGAGCATTAACTAATGGTTTCTTATATAATAGGATAGGGAAATATCATATTCATTACCTGGATTGATTTCTTGTTGAAATGACCCAAGTCAGCAAACATAGCTTCAGCACCTGATGGCAACCGCAATAATTTAGTTCTGAATTGATTAACAGGCTAGTACTAGATTACAAAAATAATCAGATATTGCTTATTTCTTGTTGTATCACATGAACAATATCTCTATGATTATATTGCATGTTTCttgttgaaataaaaaaaactgtTATAGGTTACATTTCTTACCTGTTATGCACAAAACAACTGTTCCAAATTGCTCCCAGCCAGCCCTTTTGTTTCTCGCAAAGAAAAGATATATGTAATGTGGTGATATGGCTTTCAGAACCGGCGGATAATACTTGATCATATTGTGTAGTCCAATGGATGCAATCAACGCAAACCACACGAGCATAATGGGAGAAAAAGTGAAGCCGACTTTGCTTGTGCCATACTGTTGGAAAAGGAAAAGGATGACCAGGATAACCACACATAGGAGGACAACGTGACCTTGAAACAAGAAAGATAAAATATTACTCATTGTTTTTTCTTGCAACAATAAAATGGCTCTAaatagcatatcatgatcagagATGGTAGGCAGTATTACCTTGTTTAATGCTAGAAGATCTTGATTGGATTCCTTGGACAGCTGACAGGACTGGATAAATTTGAGAGAAAAGCATAAGGAAATCGAAAAGAGAATTGGACCTTATTACTTTTTAGGCGTTGTTTTGTTCGCAAAAAATTTCGCTTTTgtcaactgtagcactttcgtttttatttgacaaacattgtccaaacaagaagtaactaggctcaaaagattcatctcacaaattacaagtaaactgtgcaattagtttttattttcatctatatttaatgctccatatatgcgaccaaagattcgatgtgatagagaatcttgaaaatttttgcgaactaaacaaggccttactctgCGCTAGGAATTAGGATGTCAAATCAAAATGCCTTTTATGATTCTCAGTGGAATTTACATCCTGTATACATGTTTCACATTGTTGCAGTAATGCTTTGCGTCAGCTGATTCTGCTACAGGCGTCATACAGATAATTGTCTGACAAAGACTATTCCTTTTTGTGAAAAACCAAAGCCTATTCTTGGATTATGAGGCAATTAACTATCACTGTATTTTTCTTAATAAAAAATGCTCCATGTATCTTAAGATAGAATCAGTGATGAACTGATGATGTAAAGTATATACCTGAGATGGATGGAGTGAGGGCACCATCACCCATCACCATGCAAGTCCCAACCAACACAAGGTAGGTGATGACTGCCTGTGCAATGGGGCTGCCTTCCAGGAACTTGAGCATCCTTGGTTGCAGGCTGCTCTGTTTGCTGTGGAACTTGAGGTTGGCATCTGATGCCAGCCGAGTGACCGGCACCGGCATCGACTTGCCGCTGAAATTGACGTGCTGGCGCAAGAGCGAGTACAGGGCAAAGGTGCCACCTGCACATACAAGACGATGTGAGCAGAGAGTGAGTACCATGACGCGCAAGCGCAGAGGGAGCGATGCTGGGAACCTGACGATTGTTCTTTACAGGTTATTATCAGAACATCGTCAGAATTGGTACAAGAACCAAATTGTTCTGATCGGAAATTACGAGTATGCTCCCCCTGATGCAGCAATTTCAAACATACGCGTGTTTGGAGGAACATTTTGGTTTAGAAATCTTTGGtacatttttttttatataagcaAGAGTGCCTTAATGCGTCGTTTTGTTCAGAACCTATCTCAGCACTGCAACTTGACGTACTGTGACACGTACTGCAGATGTAAACATGACGTACTGTGGGAAAATGAGGCTGCCAGTTTTTTACATCTCTGCGAATTTTTACTTATCAACAATAAAAACAgcttaataaaaaataaattctaTTTCGCCCGTTATCTCGGTTCTTTGCTGTTAGAGAAACAATAATAATAAGCGCGTCAACTGGACGCTTCTACTTTGCCCATTTTTTCGGTTCTTCGCTGTTAGAAAAAATAATGATAAAGCGCGTCACAAGTCGACACTACAGATATACGGGCACCTATATTTTTGGCAGTTTATTATTGGATTTAATTACTGGGCACGTAGCCACAGATATACGGGCACCTATATTTTTGGCCACATTTTAAGGGGTGCAGTTCgactagtctcaatgcatgtttcatgagtgtcatgcacattaaatatgatgtcacataagcaaaattgttgacttgacagagtcattaaatgaaagaATTTCATctaatgagagaggagttttatctccatgaaactcatatggctcggttatctagtctatagtcttggtaattataccataaaactatgcattgagactgaccttactGATTAAATTGCTCTACCAACCTTCCTTATGATCATTGGAATAACAATTACTTAAAAAAGACTTATGATCATTGGAAGAACAATTAcctaaaaaaaagaataaaaagaaaTAGAAGGGAATGTACAATACTAGTACGTCGAGACATAGAGTGTCTATACCTTCTCCGTGGTCATCTGCGTGGAGGACGATGAAGACGTACTTGACGAGGCTGACGAGTGTGAGCGTCCAGAGGATGAGGCTGAGGATGCCGAGGACATCGTCGGCCCCGGGGTCCGGCAGCGTGAACGACGAGAAGGTGTACAGCGGCGACGTCCCGATGTCGCCGTACACCACGCCCAGCGACTGGTACCCCAGCAGCGCCAACTGCCACCCCGTCAGCTcctgcaggcggcggcggcggcgttacacattgtcaagatcaagaaacaGTTTCCGTTGGAGATCggtctgcatgcatgcatgcatgcatggatctcGTATGTATCGTGTTCATACCACAGGGTTGCGGTGCCTCATCTTGTACGACTGGCTGAAGGTCCGGCGggtgaggccgccgccgccgccgccgatctGCTGCTTGCCGCCGTCGATGCCGATGACTTCCTCCTCGGTGATCTGACCCGTCGAGATCCTCTCGTCCACGGCCGCAACGGCGGCGGCGTTCACCTGAACGATCACATCGTCCGGCGCCGCCGCGCGGTGctccatcgtcgtcgtcgtcgcgccCGCGCGAACCCTTTGTAAATGTTCAATGCCAACGCACAGGAGATCgagatcagatgaatgaatccgtgcatgcatatgcatgagcATCACAGTTATATTAGTCAGTTCTTGTATACCTTTGACtagggccgccgccgcccgaaGGCCGACGAGGAGTGGAGCACCCTTGGACTTGAGAGGCCAGGCGGCGCAGCGCGAGAAGAGATGGATCGAGGGCTGGCTTGCCCTCCTCGCGACTGGACTTATAAATATACTAACTAGCACGCGCTCCGCCTATATTTGTGGAATGGTTATTGGTTGAATCTGTTATTGTATGCGTGTGGTCGTCCGTGTGTGCGTCCGTCTGGACCTTGTTAATCTGTTATGTATATGGTTAGTTGTTGATGATCTTCGTCACGCGCCCGTGCATGCAGAGCTCTCATTTCCAAAACAATGAATCTGTTTTTCTCCTCCGGGCCTCTTCAAAAACATGAGTTGACATAAAGCTTAGCTTCTTCGTGCAAATGCTAGCTAATcttagggtttttttttttctcatcgTTTTGCTGCTATCCACAATATACCTGGCCATCCTCACACCTAACTCTCACATCCGAATCTCAAAAATGACGTCAGTTACATGTTTTAACtctaattaggccttgtttagatccaaaaactttttagattttgatactgtagcacttttgtttttatttgacaaacattgtccaatcatagagtaactaggcttaaaagattcgtctcatgatttacaggtaaactgtgcaatcagttatctttttatctatatttaatgttccatgcatatgctgcaagattcgatgtgatgggaaatcttgtaaagttttgtgtttttgggtgtatctaaacaaggccttagtattcTCATACTTGAAAATAGTGTCCAGAGATCCAATTCTGACAAAGCTCCCAAGTGGTGACTGGTTGATTGTTACTAGCTATCCCGGTACCCTAATTCACAACTAGAACCTACAAAATGGAATCTCAGCTCTACTTCTCAGACTGTTGTGCCAAAAATTTAAGATTAGGAGTAGCTTTACCAGACTATTTGAAATGTTCCGAGTTATTAGGAGTGAGAAGATATATAATAGACTACCTCATTCAACAAACCAAATATCTCACATGGTATCAAAAGAGAGATACAAATGATACATGAGGATCAAAACTTGACTCAATTTGCTACTATTTTAGCATAATAATTTTGGCTGCACACAAGGTCCAAGCTAGTGGGATAGGCTAGGTTGGTTCCTCTTTGCCTCCGTCGTCTTCATGGGCGCCAAGCAAAGCAATGGTGACACAGAAGGTCGGACGGTAGGCACAGGCGACGAAGGTCGAGCGGCGCTGTGGCAACTGGCAAAGGTGTGATGGCAAGCTGATCGAGCGGCAAAGGCAAGGCCACTCTAACGGGCTGACGGTGGGGAGAACAAGCCGGAAGAATTGAGACGAAGAAGAGAGTTGAATGGAAGGATTTAAGTGGGCCCCACGGCTAACAGTGGCAGTACTCCATCCATCACGTTTAGCTTAATCACCCCAGCCAAATAGAAAACAGGGATAGACCTAACACTCTCAACCAAACACAAGATGACACCATCCCATTCCATAAATCGAGAACATTATACCATCCTAGTATATCTAACATGTAAAACCCCACATGCTAAGTTTTCATGTACTCTTATCATAAAGGATCAGATGTTCATCACAATATTTTTCAGGGGGCAAACGATACATAAATACTCAAATACATGAGCAAGGACTGTACAAAGCATTGTTCTGGCGCTGTGTTGTCACTTGTGTCATTGTGGGAATCAAATAAAGGGATCCTGGAAGACTGGAACTTGAACCAGCAGCAACGGAATCCAAACTGGGCACAAATGGCCATCACATGCCTAAACCCTAGCTACTAGCCTAATGATACAGATTTTAGCTAAAGCTGTGACTATGTGTGTAAGAAGGCTCCACGAGTGAGAATGTGAGATACACAAGCGCATGAAACAATTACACTAGGACCACATGGGAGGATTGCCACATTTCCTTCAGCTGCATGTGGCCCCTTCTCTGTCAGTTTTGCAGATGAAATTAGACGGCTTCTGAAGCATCGTGCTCAATGCTACTCAGGAGTTATGCTGAACAATAGTTGACCTGCCAGGAGACCGATCATGCTGCAGTGCTGCACGCCAATGTATTCTGCAAGTGAAGGTAAAAGAAATAGTGAGGCCAAGCATTGTTAGTTTTTGAAGACAGTGACACCATACAGAAATTACAACTCTGATGACTCAGGAGTCCAATTGAAGAGGGCAGAttgatttattattattttttgtgtGTGTTTCGTTGAATCTGTAACTGGTGAGCACATTGAGCACGGTAATGTACCGAAAACCAAATATTTCAACAGTACAATGTTGCATAAAGAAAATTTCT
This window of the Sorghum bicolor cultivar BTx623 chromosome 7, Sorghum_bicolor_NCBIv3, whole genome shotgun sequence genome carries:
- the LOC8064024 gene encoding potassium transporter 26, which gives rise to MEHRAAAPDDVIVQVNAAAVAAVDERISTGQITEEEVIGIDGGKQQIGGGGGGLTRRTFSQSYKMRHRNPVELTGWQLALLGYQSLGVVYGDIGTSPLYTFSSFTLPDPGADDVLGILSLILWTLTLVSLVKYVFIVLHADDHGEGGTFALYSLLRQHVNFSGKSMPVPVTRLASDANLKFHSKQSSLQPRMLKFLEGSPIAQAVITYLVLVGTCMVMGDGALTPSISVLSAVQGIQSRSSSIKQGHVVLLCVVILVILFLFQQYGTSKVGFTFSPIMLVWFALIASIGLHNMIKYYPPVLKAISPHYIYLFFARNKRAGWEQFGTVVLCITGAEAMFADLGHFNKKSIQMAYSCLVYPALILAYAGQAAFLIKNPSKLSTTFYSSVPDPLFWPMFIVATLAAIVASQALISASFSIIRQSIALGCFPRVTMKHTSKKYEGRVYSPEINYFLMIACILITVGFKGGPEIGQAYGVAVIWVMLITTHLITVVMVIIWQTHSAIAGSFYIIYTAIEGLMTISLLYKIAQGGWVPFAITAFFLIITLSWTYGRSKKNEYEASNLMDRQEFIKTVNMSNRVPGICIFCTDLMNGIPPIVRHYVQHMGCLRELMVFVTVRHLPVTSVLPEERFLVDRLEPFGVYRCIVQYGYMDTQNMEDDDYVLSIIASLKEIAQSNDETMIMDSALANGTTFVLGRVILKMSSKQSCFKRFVVNNLYRFLQKNFRSNISSLKIAPSKTLQIGMQYEI